One region of Peribacillus simplex genomic DNA includes:
- a CDS encoding AAA domain-containing protein, protein MNSTVNFIKEWQQALQLEILHLKKYGSTKYLVSNGHLLTSDGSFSYYFETGSSIKVPVGSVVRLEWGGIKQDGRILSSEGKSIIIVFDRSLGDMIGEAFLYHDPWELLEQLIIRLDEIKRSKKKRLRIKRLMDPSMPQKHPVNEKLSSVKELYARSKFNPVTFVWGPPGTGKTYTLARTVANHYLQDKKVLVLSHSNQAVDVLMAEISSFIKKKDLFKEGDVLRYGSQIGESLAIHDDIVTGQLLGKHEPALINEKEQLAEEKRLLKHDLAGSFSKRDTDQLIEIEKKLAKVLEKIRHKEMQFVKEAKIIGTTLAKAANDETVYQKEYDLVILDEASMAYVPQVAFAAALSKHIIVCGDFKQLPPIASARDSLVKLWLKEDIFHRAGVAQSVEEGELHPHLFLLKEQRRMHPDISAFTNRVVYNNFVGDHESVATSRESIMLAEPFANKAAALVDTSLSGEYCITERTSHSRMNIWQLLLSFQLIHEAYVGGTRSIGYVAPYRAQADLMEKLLDDLYAKERQTADIIAATVHRFQGSEREMMIFDTVDSYPQNRAGMLLTGRESERLINVAITRTKGKFVHVSDNSFVNKHVYRSKTLRQLVDHQIQNDQIVSKKDIGKWVKHQHPKLKWMHARKLSDFLEDIESTKQELVMAVPDLNSLSEEWQEFLMKRNPAVKLTIISAKRNPDIISDHFICSPVSFSFIIFDKRVIWLGLPVESNNRIQPPFIAARLDSQIMADELLSQFIKSE, encoded by the coding sequence ATGAATTCAACAGTTAATTTTATAAAAGAATGGCAGCAGGCACTTCAGCTTGAAATCCTGCATTTAAAAAAATATGGCAGCACAAAATACCTGGTTTCGAACGGTCATCTGCTTACAAGTGACGGTTCTTTCAGCTATTATTTTGAAACAGGTTCATCGATAAAAGTTCCTGTCGGTTCCGTCGTTCGACTTGAATGGGGAGGAATTAAACAGGATGGCAGGATACTCTCATCGGAGGGGAAAAGTATAATCATTGTTTTTGATCGCTCGTTAGGCGATATGATCGGCGAAGCCTTTTTATACCATGATCCATGGGAATTGCTTGAACAATTGATTATCCGCTTGGACGAAATCAAGAGAAGCAAAAAGAAAAGGCTTCGGATCAAACGCCTGATGGATCCGTCCATGCCGCAAAAACATCCTGTAAATGAAAAACTAAGCAGTGTGAAAGAATTATATGCCCGCTCGAAATTCAATCCTGTCACATTTGTCTGGGGTCCACCTGGAACAGGAAAAACCTATACATTGGCACGTACGGTAGCCAATCATTATTTACAAGATAAAAAAGTGCTGGTCTTGTCCCATAGCAACCAGGCTGTCGATGTTTTGATGGCTGAAATTTCTTCATTCATTAAAAAGAAAGATCTTTTCAAAGAAGGCGATGTGCTTCGCTATGGGTCTCAAATCGGTGAATCCCTTGCCATCCATGATGATATTGTTACGGGGCAACTATTAGGTAAACATGAACCGGCATTAATTAACGAAAAAGAACAGCTAGCTGAAGAGAAACGTTTATTAAAACATGACTTGGCTGGCTCCTTCAGCAAAAGGGATACGGATCAATTAATCGAGATAGAGAAAAAACTGGCAAAAGTTTTGGAGAAAATACGCCATAAAGAGATGCAATTCGTAAAAGAAGCAAAAATCATCGGAACGACCTTGGCAAAGGCCGCAAATGATGAAACGGTTTATCAAAAGGAGTATGATCTAGTAATTTTGGACGAAGCGAGCATGGCTTACGTACCACAGGTGGCTTTCGCTGCAGCGTTATCCAAACATATTATCGTTTGTGGTGATTTCAAACAATTGCCGCCCATTGCTTCCGCTCGTGATTCACTTGTGAAACTTTGGCTAAAGGAAGACATCTTTCATCGGGCGGGTGTTGCTCAGTCTGTGGAGGAAGGGGAACTTCATCCTCATTTATTCCTACTAAAAGAACAGCGCCGCATGCATCCGGATATTTCAGCATTCACTAATCGTGTCGTCTATAACAATTTTGTAGGTGATCATGAAAGTGTTGCCACAAGCAGGGAGAGCATAATGCTGGCGGAACCATTTGCCAATAAGGCGGCGGCACTTGTAGATACTAGCTTATCAGGTGAATATTGCATCACGGAACGCACTTCCCACTCGAGAATGAATATATGGCAATTACTTTTATCTTTTCAACTGATTCATGAAGCTTATGTGGGAGGGACAAGGTCAATTGGTTATGTCGCTCCGTATCGTGCACAGGCAGACTTGATGGAAAAACTATTGGATGATTTATATGCCAAAGAACGGCAAACGGCCGATATCATCGCTGCAACTGTACATCGTTTCCAGGGAAGCGAACGGGAGATGATGATTTTTGACACAGTTGATAGTTATCCGCAAAACAGGGCAGGAATGTTATTGACCGGAAGAGAAAGTGAAAGGCTCATTAACGTTGCAATAACAAGGACTAAGGGTAAGTTCGTACATGTTAGTGACAATTCATTTGTTAACAAACATGTTTATCGCAGCAAAACTCTTCGTCAACTTGTCGATCATCAAATTCAAAATGATCAGATTGTGTCAAAGAAAGACATTGGAAAATGGGTTAAACACCAGCACCCGAAATTAAAATGGATGCATGCCCGTAAGTTAAGCGATTTTCTGGAAGATATTGAATCAACAAAACAAGAGTTGGTAATGGCAGTGCCAGATTTGAACAGTTTGTCGGAAGAATGGCAAGAGTTTTTAATGAAACGAAACCCTGCAGTGAAATTGACGATCATATCAGCAAAAAGGAACCCTGATATCATCTCTGATCATTTTATTTGTTCACCAGTTTCCTTTTCCTTTATCATCTTTGATAAACGAGTAATCTGGTTAGGTTTGCCCGTAGAGTCCAATAATCGGATCCAGCCCCCATTTATAGCGGCTCGTTTGGATTCGCAAATAATGGCTGATGAATTACTATCTCAGTTCATAAAAAGTGAATAG
- the pepF gene encoding oligoendopeptidase F, whose product MQTFKSRDEIKEEETWNLKDIYDDQANWEKDYQEVLRMTEKLKTYDGHIQSAKDLFEYLRLSEELGYIYNKLYVYAMLQTDLDTRVTSSQALQDRAGQLGQKISNASAFFMPFLLSLEEQTLKGYIKEIEGLKYFEEDLLDSYRYKSHVLTKEQEEVLSQVGEAFSAPQKTFGMINNADIKFGEVTNEDGERVELTRGMYSKLIEHDDRDKRKEAYIAYYQPYVQLKNTIASTLSTAIKNNVNLSKLRNYPSALEKSLFGDKVPKEVYDNLIMSTKQNIGPMHKYINLRKKLLGVEELRAYDLSIPLVEGAKEEISYDDGFALMMEALKPLGEEYITILKTFKEKRYIDVRETPGKRSGAYNLGLYGVHPFILLNHRDDLDSVFTLAHESGHGMHSYYSSKYQPQISAGYSIFVAEVASTVNEILLIRHLIKTTKDVKKKKHLLNHFIDSFKGTFFTQVMFAEFEKIVHEKAENDEPLNAEVFNTAYESIFRAYNGDEIIFDEEVKFGWSRIPHFYRPFYVYKYATGYVSAITIADKILSGDQKTLESYLTFLKSGSSDFPLELLKKTGVDLTKPDPIENAMRIFSDLVDEFTELSEG is encoded by the coding sequence ATGCAAACGTTTAAATCACGTGATGAAATCAAAGAAGAAGAAACATGGAACTTAAAGGATATTTACGATGATCAGGCCAATTGGGAAAAAGATTATCAAGAAGTCCTTAGGATGACAGAAAAATTAAAAACTTATGATGGGCATATTCAGTCTGCTAAAGATTTGTTCGAGTATTTACGATTAAGTGAGGAACTCGGCTACATTTATAACAAGCTATATGTATATGCCATGCTGCAAACAGATTTGGATACACGGGTTACCTCATCGCAGGCATTACAAGATAGAGCAGGTCAGTTAGGGCAAAAAATTAGTAATGCATCTGCCTTTTTCATGCCATTTCTTTTGAGCCTTGAAGAACAAACATTAAAAGGGTACATAAAAGAAATCGAGGGCTTAAAATATTTTGAAGAAGATCTACTGGATTCCTATCGCTATAAATCCCATGTGTTAACGAAAGAACAAGAAGAGGTCCTTTCTCAAGTAGGCGAAGCCTTTTCAGCACCACAAAAAACGTTCGGGATGATCAACAATGCTGATATTAAATTTGGGGAAGTCACGAATGAAGACGGCGAAAGGGTTGAGCTTACACGAGGAATGTATTCCAAATTGATTGAACACGATGATCGTGATAAGAGAAAAGAGGCGTATATCGCGTATTATCAGCCATATGTACAGTTGAAAAATACCATCGCTTCCACACTTTCTACGGCAATCAAGAATAATGTGAATCTTTCAAAATTAAGAAATTATCCATCTGCCTTGGAAAAATCCTTATTCGGAGATAAGGTTCCAAAAGAAGTATATGATAATTTGATTATGTCTACTAAACAAAATATTGGACCCATGCATAAATACATCAATTTAAGAAAAAAATTGCTCGGGGTAGAAGAACTTCGTGCATATGATTTAAGTATACCATTGGTCGAAGGTGCTAAAGAGGAGATTTCTTACGATGATGGATTTGCTTTGATGATGGAAGCATTGAAACCTCTTGGCGAAGAATATATCACAATTCTGAAAACCTTTAAGGAAAAAAGATACATCGACGTCAGGGAAACACCTGGAAAACGTTCAGGCGCTTATAATTTAGGACTTTATGGTGTTCATCCTTTCATCTTATTAAATCACCGTGATGATTTAGACAGTGTATTTACACTTGCACATGAATCCGGACATGGCATGCATTCATACTATAGCTCAAAGTACCAGCCGCAAATAAGTGCAGGGTATTCCATTTTTGTTGCTGAAGTTGCGTCCACAGTGAATGAAATCCTGCTGATTCGCCATTTAATTAAAACAACAAAAGACGTGAAAAAGAAAAAACACTTACTCAACCATTTCATAGATAGTTTTAAAGGAACATTCTTCACACAGGTGATGTTTGCGGAATTTGAAAAGATCGTACATGAAAAAGCTGAAAATGATGAGCCTCTAAATGCCGAGGTTTTTAACACAGCTTATGAATCGATATTCCGTGCTTATAATGGGGATGAGATAATTTTTGATGAAGAAGTGAAGTTTGGCTGGTCACGCATCCCACACTTTTATCGTCCGTTTTACGTCTACAAATATGCCACTGGTTACGTTTCAGCAATTACAATCGCAGATAAGATCCTTTCTGGGGACCAAAAAACTCTTGAAAGTTATTTGACCTTCTTGAAAAGCGGGAGTTCCGATTTCCCATTGGAGCTGCTTAAGAAAACAGGCGTAGATTTGACTAAACCTGATCCAATCGAAAACGCAATGAGAATTTTCAGTGATCTTGTCGACGAATTCACAGAGTTGTCAGAGGGCTAA
- a CDS encoding FMN-dependent NADH-azoreductase yields the protein MGELTMSKVLFVKSNDRPADQAISVKMYEAFLNTYKEANSNDEVTELDLFKLNLPYYGNTAITALYKRSQGMELTEEEVEIADIVQQYLNQFLAADKVVFAFPLWNATVPAPLVTYISYLAQAGTTFKYTAEGPVGLIPEKKVAVLNARGSDYALPGMEAAEMAVKYVTMNLKLWGITNPETVVIEGHNQYPDRTQDIVAEGLAKVAETAAKF from the coding sequence TTGGGGGAACTGACAATGTCTAAAGTATTATTTGTTAAATCAAATGACCGTCCAGCGGATCAAGCCATTAGCGTGAAAATGTATGAAGCTTTTTTGAACACATACAAGGAAGCGAATAGTAACGATGAAGTAACTGAATTGGACTTATTTAAACTGAACTTACCATACTATGGGAATACAGCGATTACTGCCCTTTATAAACGCAGCCAAGGTATGGAATTGACTGAGGAAGAAGTGGAGATTGCTGATATCGTGCAACAATACTTGAATCAATTCCTTGCTGCCGACAAAGTGGTATTTGCCTTCCCACTATGGAACGCAACTGTACCAGCTCCACTCGTAACATATATTTCTTATCTTGCCCAAGCGGGTACAACTTTTAAATACACTGCTGAAGGCCCAGTTGGTCTTATTCCTGAGAAAAAAGTGGCTGTACTTAATGCTCGCGGATCGGATTATGCTTTACCTGGAATGGAAGCTGCTGAAATGGCAGTGAAATACGTAACGATGAATTTAAAATTATGGGGCATAACGAACCCGGAAACAGTTGTTATCGAGGGACATAATCAATATCCAGACCGTACACAGGATATCGTTGCAGAAGGATTGGCAAAGGTTGCTGAAACTGCAGCAAAATTCTAA
- a CDS encoding YqcI/YcgG family protein: MLTVNSNLLTKEDMTNPDRVPQWLIKEYQTFHNTVTDKTFPCYFGMKAENKGELRYAYITQEDWSNLPKAVESFLDLFQEPPYIRHGLFVFMEPEQIEGDIGLYRKKFWDILQYLHKEDKKPWPIKKPKDPEHYLWDYHFAGEPIFVFGNAPAYKQRKTRDLGNSLVLGFQPRMIFEGLEGTEKGGIMSREKVRERVEEWDNLPKHPDISHFGDVDHNEWKQFFIGDDIEPIKGKCPFHHKELT; this comes from the coding sequence ATGCTGACTGTTAATTCAAATTTGTTAACGAAAGAAGATATGACAAATCCCGATCGAGTGCCGCAATGGCTAATTAAAGAATATCAAACTTTCCATAATACAGTGACGGATAAAACGTTTCCTTGTTATTTTGGTATGAAAGCTGAAAATAAAGGGGAACTTCGTTATGCTTATATCACACAGGAAGATTGGTCCAATCTTCCAAAAGCAGTGGAAAGCTTTCTGGATTTATTTCAAGAACCACCATATATCAGGCATGGCCTGTTTGTCTTTATGGAGCCTGAACAAATAGAGGGAGATATAGGACTGTACCGAAAAAAGTTTTGGGATATCCTGCAATACCTACATAAAGAGGATAAAAAACCTTGGCCAATTAAAAAGCCGAAAGATCCCGAGCATTATTTATGGGACTATCATTTTGCAGGTGAACCAATCTTCGTCTTTGGCAATGCACCTGCTTATAAACAACGAAAAACCCGTGATTTAGGAAATAGCCTTGTTCTTGGATTTCAACCCCGGATGATTTTTGAAGGATTAGAAGGAACGGAAAAAGGCGGGATTATGTCACGTGAAAAAGTTCGTGAACGAGTAGAGGAATGGGATAACCTGCCTAAACATCCTGATATCAGTCATTTTGGTGATGTAGATCATAATGAATGGAAACAATTTTTCATCGGGGATGATATAGAGCCGATAAAAGGGAAATGTCCCTTCCATCATAAAGAGTTAACTTAA